The following proteins are encoded in a genomic region of Phragmites australis chromosome 9, lpPhrAust1.1, whole genome shotgun sequence:
- the LOC133927931 gene encoding trypsin inhibitor-like: MAKTPSASILLLLPLVFLLLSIVCKAAAGDTTPCTRPPCSGNQSWPELVGKDQNTAYTNIRNENPQVTDVVYLISNVLGHVLPKNNVLGAAGDDDFCCNRVVVVLGALASGGEGVIKVPRVG, from the exons ATGGCGAAAACTCCATCGGCTTCCATCCTCCTCTTGTTGCCTCTTGTCTTCCTTCTCCTATCAATAGTGTGTAAAGCAGCCGCCGGTGATACAACTCCATGCACGCGGCCGCCTTGCTCTGGAA ACCAGAGTTGGCCGGAGCTCGTCGGGAAGGACCAGAACACGGCGTACACTAACATAAGGAACGAGAACCCGCAGGTGACGGACGTCGTGTACCTGATTTCGAATGTGCTTGGGCACGTTCTCCCAAAAAATAATGTGCTTGGGGCAGCCGGCGACGACGACTTCTGCTGCAACCGCGTGGTCGTAGTACTAGGCGCTCTGGCCTCCGGCGGTGAAGGAGTCATCAAGGTGCCACGAGTTGGCTAG